The genomic window TCAAGAAATAATGAACATAATTTGGAAAATGGGCCGTGATAACTCACGAACACCGATGCAATGGTCCAGTGCGCAAAATGCAGGATTTACAACGGGACAGCCTTGGTTAAAGGTGAATCCAAATCACGAATTTATCAATGTTGATCAGGCAAAAGCTGACCCGAATTCCATTTATCACTATTATAAAAAGCTTATCCAGGTAAGGAAGCAAGAGGAAGCTCTCATTTACGGTGCGTATGAGCTTATACTAGAAGACCATACACAAATTTATGCTTACACACGAACTCTAAATGATGAAGTGATGCTAATCATTACGAATTTATCAAATAAAGAAGCAATATTTGAATTGCCATCAAAATTAATTAACAAATCACATGAGTTACTTATTAGTAATAATGATGTTGCCGATGTCGCGACTATTGAAACAATTACGTTAAAGCCGTATGAGGCTAGAGTGTATAAGCTTCAGTAGATACAATAAAAAGCCTCTGATGAATCAGGGGCTTCTTTCGTAAAAAAATCCAATATGTTAACCGCACAATTTAGCCATTATAGTAACAATAGTATCTCGTTATTGAGCAGGATTCGTATTGTACAATAAAGTGCATTATATTCATATGTCAGCAAATAATATGAGCGTACAAAATAAAATAGTATTTCAATCTTACTTATGATACGATTTATCTTTAAGTAAAGTAGAGGACGTGACTTTTAATGATTAACATTTCAATCCCAGCAGTGGATGTTTCTATTACGGAAAGAGAGCAAACACGCCGTAACGAAGATGAGCCGATTATTAAATCAATTGAAGGATTTATTGATCTTCATGAAATACCTAGAGATAAAGGCGGTATCATCTTATTTTATAACATCAATGACGAGCTTCTTTTTGTAGGAAAAGCAAGAAAGCTTAGACAACGTGTAAAGAAGCATCTTGAGGATAATGTGTCTCCACTAAAACCGTATCGTGATGAAGTGTACCGTATTGACGTGTTTTATGTAGAAGACGCAATGGAAAGAGATATATACGAAACGTACATTATTAACAAGCTCCAAGCGAAATATAACATTGATAAAGTGTATTACAAATAAAAACAGGTGTTAGCTGAAAGTTTAGCTAACACCTTTTAGTTTCATGTGTCAAAAATAAATTTTACATATTTTCCAAGAGACGTTTTGCAATTCTAGCGTAATCA from Bacillus sp. HMF5848 includes these protein-coding regions:
- a CDS encoding nucleotide excision repair endonuclease, translated to MINISIPAVDVSITEREQTRRNEDEPIIKSIEGFIDLHEIPRDKGGIILFYNINDELLFVGKARKLRQRVKKHLEDNVSPLKPYRDEVYRIDVFYVEDAMERDIYETYIINKLQAKYNIDKVYYK